A single genomic interval of Prochlorococcus marinus XMU1406 harbors:
- the trpB gene encoding tryptophan synthase subunit beta, translated as MVSTFSRKDQNYKNDDLNQPSKEGRFGKYGGQYVPETLMPALFELETAASNAWKDKLFVEELNHLLKTYVGRETPLYEAKRLTEHYKTKKATPRIWLKREDLNHTGAHKINNALGQALLAIRMGKKRIIAETGAGQHGVATATVCARFGLKCIIYMGAEDIKRQSLNVFRMKLLGAEVKVVNSGTATLKDATSEAIRDWVSNVETTHYILGSVAGPHPFPKIVRDFHSVIGEETKKQCLESFGSFPDILLACVGGGSNAMGLFHPFVKETSVRLIGVEAAGNGVDTDKHAATITKGSVGILHGSMSLLLQDDNGQVQEAHSISAGLDYPGVGPEHSHLKDIGRAEYGSVTDQEALDALRLVSELEGIIPALETSHAFAWLDKLCPTLEKDTHIVINCSGRGDKDVNTVASSLDI; from the coding sequence GTGGTAAGTACATTTTCTCGCAAAGATCAAAACTATAAAAATGACGATTTAAATCAACCCTCCAAAGAGGGAAGATTTGGAAAATATGGTGGTCAATATGTTCCTGAAACGCTAATGCCTGCTCTTTTTGAGCTTGAAACAGCTGCATCTAATGCATGGAAAGATAAACTTTTTGTAGAAGAATTAAATCATTTACTTAAGACTTATGTAGGAAGAGAAACACCACTTTATGAAGCCAAAAGACTTACTGAACATTACAAAACCAAAAAAGCAACTCCTAGAATATGGCTTAAAAGAGAAGATTTAAATCATACTGGGGCTCACAAAATTAATAATGCCCTTGGACAAGCTTTATTGGCAATAAGAATGGGCAAAAAAAGAATAATTGCAGAAACTGGAGCAGGTCAGCATGGAGTTGCTACTGCTACTGTTTGTGCGAGATTTGGCTTGAAATGTATTATCTACATGGGTGCTGAAGACATAAAAAGGCAATCCCTTAACGTTTTCAGAATGAAACTTCTAGGCGCTGAAGTTAAAGTTGTAAATTCTGGAACTGCAACACTTAAGGATGCCACTAGTGAAGCCATTAGAGATTGGGTTTCTAATGTCGAAACCACACACTACATTTTAGGATCTGTTGCAGGCCCACATCCTTTCCCAAAAATTGTGCGAGATTTTCATTCAGTTATAGGTGAAGAAACTAAAAAACAATGTTTAGAATCATTTGGATCTTTTCCCGATATTTTGCTTGCTTGTGTAGGTGGGGGATCAAATGCAATGGGGCTTTTCCATCCTTTTGTAAAAGAAACTTCTGTGCGTCTTATTGGAGTTGAAGCTGCAGGAAACGGAGTTGACACTGACAAACATGCTGCCACTATCACTAAAGGGTCAGTTGGAATTTTACATGGCTCAATGAGTCTTCTCTTGCAAGATGATAATGGTCAAGTGCAAGAAGCCCACTCAATAAGTGCAGGTTTAGATTACCCTGGAGTAGGACCTGAACATAGTCATTTAAAAGATATAGGTAGAGCAGAATATGGATCAGTCACAGATCAAGAAGCTTTAGATGCTTTAAGACTTGTTAGTGAATTAGAAGGAATTATACCTGCACTTGAAACTTCCCATGCCTTTGCTTGGTTAGATAAATTATGCCCTACTCTTGAAAAAGATACTCATATAGTTATCAATTGCTCTGGTAGAGGCGACAAAGATGTTAATACTGTTGCATCTTCATTAGATATTTAA
- a CDS encoding translation initiation factor SUI1, giving the protein MGKKNWIEFDNQEKKSEETAKVDTVNKRSKINISKQKKGKKGKTVTLIRGLGTEDEILLKELLKKIKVFCGTGGTLIDRNIQLQGDMVSKSIEFLRKEGFHNL; this is encoded by the coding sequence ATGGGAAAAAAGAATTGGATCGAATTTGATAATCAAGAAAAAAAATCTGAAGAAACAGCTAAGGTAGATACTGTTAACAAAAGATCAAAAATAAATATTTCAAAACAAAAAAAAGGTAAAAAGGGCAAGACTGTAACTTTAATTAGAGGTTTAGGCACTGAGGATGAAATCTTATTAAAAGAATTACTAAAAAAAATTAAAGTTTTTTGTGGGACTGGAGGAACATTGATTGATAGAAATATCCAGTTACAGGGTGATATGGTATCGAAATCAATTGAGTTTCTTCGTAAAGAGGGATTTCATAATTTATGA
- the cysC gene encoding adenylyl-sulfate kinase, with product MKEQDQTKSTNIKWHNLTIDREKLEKMRGHKGMVIWFTGLSGSGKSTLANALNEVLHLDGFSTYVLDGDNIRHGLCKDLGFSDEDREENIRRIGEVANLFMNAGIITITAFVSPFISDRDKVRKIIGSKDFIEVYCSADITVCENRDTKGLYKKARLGEIKEFTGISSPYEAPHNPEIIVDTGSLDLNDSVEKVINYLKKENFLNKA from the coding sequence ATGAAAGAACAAGATCAAACAAAGTCAACCAATATAAAGTGGCACAACTTAACTATTGATAGAGAAAAGTTAGAGAAAATGAGAGGTCATAAAGGTATGGTTATCTGGTTTACAGGTTTATCTGGTTCTGGTAAAAGTACTTTGGCCAACGCTTTAAATGAAGTTTTACACTTAGATGGGTTTTCGACTTATGTGTTGGATGGAGATAATATTAGACACGGTTTATGTAAAGATCTTGGTTTTTCGGATGAAGATAGAGAAGAAAATATAAGAAGAATAGGCGAAGTTGCGAATTTATTTATGAATGCTGGGATAATAACTATTACAGCATTCGTTTCGCCATTTATTAGCGATAGAGATAAGGTGAGAAAAATTATTGGATCTAAGGATTTTATTGAAGTTTATTGTTCAGCTGATATCACAGTTTGCGAAAATAGGGATACTAAAGGTCTTTATAAGAAAGCTCGTTTGGGTGAAATAAAGGAATTTACAGGGATTTCTAGTCCATATGAAGCTCCTCATAATCCCGAAATTATTGTTGATACAGGTTCGTTAGATTTAAATGATTCCGTTGAAAAAGTTATTAACTACCTTAAAAAAGAAAACTTTCTTAACAAGGCCTAA
- the purE gene encoding 5-(carboxyamino)imidazole ribonucleotide mutase translates to MSELNSKDIYKIAVVMGSDSDLNTLKPAIDILREFGIKTEVCILSAHRTPIEMMEYAKNAESENIKVIIAGAGGAAHLPGMLASITCIPVIGVPVESKTLKGIDSLLSIVQMPAGIPVATVAINGGQNAGLLAIEMISLFDESIKKNLKEFRENLHKQVRTKNNKLSTIGPDNYLQNK, encoded by the coding sequence TTGTCAGAATTGAATTCTAAAGATATTTATAAAATTGCTGTCGTAATGGGTAGTGATTCAGATCTAAATACACTGAAACCAGCCATTGATATTTTAAGAGAATTTGGAATAAAAACTGAAGTTTGTATACTTTCTGCTCATCGAACACCTATTGAAATGATGGAATATGCAAAAAATGCAGAATCAGAAAACATAAAAGTAATAATTGCCGGTGCTGGGGGTGCTGCTCATCTTCCAGGAATGCTGGCATCCATAACTTGCATTCCTGTAATTGGAGTACCAGTAGAGAGTAAGACACTGAAGGGTATTGACTCTCTTTTATCAATCGTTCAAATGCCCGCTGGAATTCCAGTTGCAACAGTTGCAATTAATGGAGGACAAAATGCTGGATTATTGGCAATAGAGATGATCAGTTTATTTGATGAATCTATAAAGAAAAATTTAAAAGAATTCAGAGAAAATCTACATAAACAGGTAAGAACTAAAAATAATAAGTTATCAACTATTGGACCTGACAATTATCTTCAAAATAAATGA
- the bchM gene encoding magnesium protoporphyrin IX methyltransferase gives MTSNKIIEKSEVREYFNGTGFQRWNKIYSKSHEINTVQKNIRKGHQKTVDDVVSYIKNYPELTKKSYCDAGCGVGSLSIPLLKLGIKEIQMSDISSEMIKETKKRIHELGLNQGKIKYEVCDLEKLKGLFDVVVCLDVFIHYPQPVAEEMVQHLCDLSKEKLIVSFAPYTPVLAVLKNIGKLFPGPSKTTRAYTLKEKGIINAAKERGFKVVTNKLNQAPFYFSKLIEFEKIK, from the coding sequence ATGACGTCAAATAAGATTATCGAAAAAAGTGAAGTAAGAGAGTATTTTAACGGTACTGGCTTTCAAAGATGGAATAAAATTTATAGCAAATCTCATGAAATTAATACAGTTCAGAAAAATATTAGGAAAGGACATCAAAAAACTGTAGATGATGTAGTCTCATACATCAAAAATTATCCTGAACTAACAAAAAAAAGTTATTGTGATGCAGGCTGTGGTGTAGGAAGTCTTTCCATACCTTTACTAAAACTCGGGATAAAAGAAATACAGATGAGCGATATTTCTTCTGAAATGATTAAAGAAACAAAAAAACGCATTCATGAATTAGGTTTGAATCAAGGGAAAATTAAATATGAAGTCTGTGATCTGGAAAAATTAAAAGGATTATTTGATGTTGTGGTTTGTTTGGATGTATTTATTCATTATCCTCAACCGGTCGCAGAAGAAATGGTTCAACATCTATGCGATTTAAGCAAAGAAAAACTAATCGTTAGCTTTGCGCCTTATACTCCAGTTCTTGCTGTTCTAAAAAATATTGGAAAATTATTTCCTGGGCCAAGTAAAACTACAAGAGCATATACATTAAAAGAAAAGGGTATTATTAATGCTGCTAAAGAAAGAGGATTTAAAGTTGTTACAAATAAATTAAATCAAGCTCCTTTTTATTTTTCAAAACTAATTGAATTCGAAAAAATTAAATAA
- a CDS encoding response regulator transcription factor: MNEINQINNEPVRKSRILLVDDEPGLRTAVKTFLEDEGFEIFIAVDGEDGFEKAQTIFPDLIISDVMMPRANGYALLEKIREDEKLGGTPVIFLTAKGMTLDRTEGYLAGVDDYISKPFDPDELAARVKNVINRQERLLKEAARFADIDVSKMAKQITEIKSMLTDQNHTNPENKINLPSFTPREASVLQLVAEGLMNKEIARQLETSIRNVEKYVSRLFIKTGTSSRTELVRYALENRLVK; encoded by the coding sequence ATGAATGAAATTAATCAAATAAATAATGAACCGGTAAGAAAATCAAGAATTTTATTAGTTGATGATGAGCCTGGTTTAAGAACAGCTGTTAAAACATTTCTAGAAGATGAAGGCTTTGAAATATTTATTGCAGTTGATGGAGAGGATGGATTTGAAAAAGCTCAAACAATTTTCCCCGATTTGATAATTAGCGATGTTATGATGCCCCGAGCCAACGGTTATGCTTTATTAGAAAAAATTAGAGAGGATGAAAAATTAGGAGGAACTCCAGTTATTTTTCTAACTGCAAAAGGAATGACCCTAGACAGAACAGAAGGTTATCTTGCAGGAGTTGATGATTATATTTCCAAACCTTTCGATCCCGATGAATTAGCTGCAAGAGTTAAAAATGTAATCAACAGACAAGAACGATTATTAAAAGAAGCGGCACGATTCGCAGATATTGACGTAAGCAAAATGGCAAAACAAATTACTGAAATAAAATCTATGCTCACAGACCAAAACCATACTAATCCAGAAAATAAAATAAATCTTCCTAGTTTTACTCCTAGAGAAGCAAGTGTGCTTCAACTAGTAGCAGAGGGACTGATGAACAAAGAAATTGCAAGACAGCTTGAAACATCTATTAGAAATGTTGAGAAATATGTAAGTAGACTTTTTATCAAGACAGGTACATCTAGCCGAACCGAATTAGTTCGTTATGCACTTGAAAATCGTTTAGTAAAATAA
- a CDS encoding cysteine desulfurase family protein, translated as MLSTPILLDYQSSTPCSKDVVDSMKPFWSEIFSNPASKSNLAGINASAILEASREKIEQSLFLKNKKVIFTSGATESNNLALLGFARNFYKKTGNYGHIITLKTEHKAVLEPLNKLKKEGFMVTEINPEKDGLISEEHFKKNIREDTFLVSVMLANNEIGVIQPIENISKICKSRGITFHSDFAQCLGYMALDNLLSDVNMITMSSHKIYGPKGIGLLLIDEEINLEPLIVGGGQEYGLRSGTLPLPLVVGFAKAIEIAVFNQKNNTEKLLFYRNNLLEGLLKNNSGLLINGSIEKRLPHNLNLTVLDLNGAKFHKLLKSKIICSTGSACSNGEPSHVLIALGRSFKEAESSIRLSIGLSTNSKDIKQAIDILTNTIRSLR; from the coding sequence ATGCTATCAACTCCAATACTACTAGACTATCAATCTTCGACTCCTTGCTCTAAAGATGTTGTTGATTCTATGAAACCTTTTTGGAGTGAGATATTTTCTAACCCTGCAAGCAAGTCTAATTTGGCGGGGATTAACGCAAGCGCTATATTGGAAGCCTCAAGAGAAAAAATAGAACAAAGTTTATTTCTTAAGAATAAAAAAGTTATTTTTACAAGTGGGGCAACTGAATCTAATAACTTAGCCTTATTAGGTTTTGCTAGAAATTTCTATAAAAAAACAGGAAATTATGGACATATTATTACCTTAAAAACGGAGCATAAAGCTGTTTTGGAGCCCCTAAACAAGCTAAAAAAAGAGGGATTTATGGTTACAGAAATTAATCCTGAGAAAGATGGCTTAATTTCAGAAGAACACTTCAAAAAAAATATAAGAGAAGATACATTTCTGGTTAGTGTCATGTTGGCAAATAACGAAATAGGAGTTATTCAGCCCATAGAGAATATTTCAAAAATATGTAAATCGAGAGGAATAACATTTCACTCTGATTTTGCACAATGTTTAGGTTATATGGCGTTAGACAATCTTTTATCAGATGTAAATATGATAACGATGAGTTCTCACAAAATATATGGTCCTAAAGGGATAGGACTTCTTTTGATTGATGAAGAAATTAATCTTGAGCCTTTAATTGTTGGAGGAGGTCAGGAATATGGTCTTAGGTCTGGCACATTACCTCTTCCTTTAGTAGTTGGCTTTGCTAAAGCAATAGAGATAGCAGTTTTTAATCAAAAAAATAATACTGAGAAATTACTTTTTTATAGAAATAACCTTTTAGAGGGGTTGTTAAAAAATAATTCTGGTTTATTAATTAATGGCTCCATAGAAAAAAGATTACCTCACAATTTAAATTTGACTGTATTGGATTTAAACGGAGCAAAGTTTCATAAACTTTTAAAATCTAAAATAATTTGTTCTACTGGATCTGCATGTAGTAATGGTGAACCATCTCATGTTTTAATAGCCTTAGGTAGATCTTTTAAAGAAGCAGAATCTTCAATAAGGTTAAGTATTGGATTAAGCACTAATTCAAAAGACATAAAACAAGCAATTGATATTCTTACAAATACGATCAGATCATTACGATAG
- the rsmH gene encoding 16S rRNA (cytosine(1402)-N(4))-methyltransferase RsmH, with translation MQTDLSDSSFFNHQSVMTDEIMASLEHYPLIHNNQLQGIDATLGGGGHSYHLLRKYSDLNIIGLDQDPFARKSASKKLDEFKNRIDIRASNFADFVPKEKVSFVIADLGVNSNQIDDPKRGFSFQKDGPLDMRMNPFLDVDAEKLIEYLNEKDLANLIYKYGDERLSRKIARKIKLDLKENGKYSGTKELAYSIAGCFPPKQRYKKIHPATRTFQALRIAVNKEIEVLEKFLQVVPEWLLPGGIISIISFHSLEDRLVKSCFKNDQRLKNLTKKPITPSEQEVALNKRARSGKLRIAQLN, from the coding sequence ATGCAAACTGACCTATCTGATTCATCTTTTTTCAATCATCAATCAGTTATGACAGATGAGATTATGGCCTCATTAGAGCATTACCCACTTATACATAACAATCAACTTCAGGGAATTGACGCAACTTTAGGCGGAGGCGGGCACTCTTATCATTTATTGAGAAAATATTCGGATTTAAATATAATTGGACTTGATCAAGATCCATTCGCAAGAAAATCAGCATCAAAAAAACTTGATGAGTTTAAAAATAGGATTGATATAAGGGCTTCAAATTTTGCGGATTTTGTACCAAAAGAAAAAGTTTCTTTTGTAATTGCAGATCTTGGAGTAAATAGTAACCAAATTGATGACCCTAAAAGAGGATTTAGTTTCCAAAAAGATGGTCCGCTTGATATGCGCATGAATCCTTTTCTTGATGTTGATGCAGAGAAATTAATTGAGTATTTAAATGAAAAAGATCTAGCTAACTTAATCTATAAATATGGAGATGAGAGATTATCAAGAAAGATTGCTAGGAAAATAAAATTGGATTTGAAGGAAAATGGGAAATATTCTGGGACAAAAGAGTTAGCTTATTCTATTGCAGGCTGCTTCCCACCAAAACAAAGATATAAAAAAATACATCCAGCAACAAGAACATTTCAAGCACTAAGAATTGCTGTTAATAAAGAAATTGAAGTATTAGAAAAATTTTTGCAAGTTGTACCTGAATGGCTTTTGCCGGGGGGTATTATTTCTATTATTAGTTTTCATTCCCTTGAGGATAGGTTAGTAAAAAGTTGTTTTAAGAATGATCAAAGACTAAAAAACCTGACAAAAAAGCCAATAACTCCTTCCGAACAAGAAGTCGCACTAAATAAAAGAGCTAGAAGTGGAAAATTAAGAATTGCTCAATTAAATTAA
- a CDS encoding NAD(P)H-quinone oxidoreductase subunit H: MAQLETRTEPMVVNFGPHHPSMHGVLRLVVTLDGENVIDCEPVIGYLHRGMEKIAENRTNVMYVPYVSRMDYAAGMFYEAIVVNAPERLANIPVPKRASYIRVLMLELNRIANHLLWLGPFLADVGAQTPFFYIFREREMIYDLWEAATGQRLINNNFFRIGGVACDLPYGWLEKCIDFCDWFGPKIDEYEKLITNNPIFRKRIEGLGTIQRDQAINWSLSGPMLRASGVSWDLRKVDSYECYDDFDWQIASEKEGDCYARYRVRVEEMRQSLSIIRQACKMIPGGPTENLEAQRMSTEDKKSEIFGIDYQYVAKKVAPTFKIPNGELYTRLESGKGEIGVFIQGNNEVTPWRFKIRAADLNNLQILPHILKGAKIADIMAILGSIDVIMGSVDR; encoded by the coding sequence ATGGCTCAGCTAGAGACTAGAACAGAACCAATGGTGGTCAATTTTGGCCCTCACCATCCCTCAATGCATGGGGTTTTAAGGTTAGTTGTAACTCTTGATGGTGAGAATGTCATTGATTGTGAGCCAGTAATTGGATATTTACATAGAGGAATGGAAAAGATAGCTGAAAATAGGACAAATGTAATGTATGTCCCTTATGTAAGCAGAATGGATTATGCAGCAGGAATGTTTTATGAAGCTATTGTAGTAAATGCTCCTGAAAGATTAGCTAATATTCCAGTTCCCAAAAGAGCTAGTTACATCAGAGTTCTTATGCTCGAACTTAATCGTATTGCTAATCATCTTTTATGGCTTGGTCCCTTTTTAGCAGACGTAGGAGCTCAAACTCCATTTTTCTATATTTTTAGAGAAAGAGAGATGATCTATGATCTCTGGGAAGCTGCTACTGGACAAAGGCTTATAAATAATAATTTCTTCAGGATAGGTGGTGTCGCATGTGATCTCCCATACGGATGGTTAGAAAAATGTATAGACTTTTGCGATTGGTTCGGTCCTAAGATAGATGAATATGAAAAATTAATCACAAATAATCCAATTTTTAGAAAAAGAATTGAAGGTCTAGGAACAATACAAAGAGACCAGGCAATTAATTGGTCTTTGTCTGGGCCAATGCTTAGAGCTTCTGGAGTTTCTTGGGATTTAAGGAAAGTCGATAGTTATGAATGTTATGACGATTTTGATTGGCAGATTGCTTCAGAAAAAGAAGGAGATTGTTATGCGAGATATCGAGTAAGAGTTGAAGAGATGAGACAATCACTAAGTATCATTCGCCAAGCCTGCAAAATGATTCCAGGAGGTCCAACAGAAAATTTAGAAGCTCAAAGAATGTCGACTGAAGATAAGAAAAGTGAAATTTTTGGTATTGACTATCAATACGTAGCTAAGAAGGTTGCTCCAACTTTTAAAATTCCTAATGGAGAATTATATACAAGATTAGAGTCCGGCAAAGGAGAAATAGGTGTATTTATTCAAGGAAATAATGAAGTTACCCCATGGAGATTTAAAATCAGAGCAGCTGATTTAAATAATTTGCAAATATTGCCTCATATTCTTAAAGGTGCCAAAATCGCAGATATTATGGCAATCCTTGGTTCAATAGATGTCATTATGGGATCTGTTGATAGATAA
- a CDS encoding acyl-CoA thioesterase, whose protein sequence is MKPADWLILQKKVRFGDCDSAGVIHFHNLLKWSHEAWEESIEIYGIPSQDIFPDFSIRKSQIIFPIVNCEANFLAPIKIGDFLKVKIAPHKINTHLFQVNSFFIKNGNKVAEGKIIHCSLDVDSRNKIELPDQLERWIEASNVSTNLKEC, encoded by the coding sequence ATGAAACCCGCTGATTGGTTAATATTGCAGAAGAAGGTAAGATTTGGTGATTGTGATTCTGCAGGTGTAATTCATTTTCATAACTTATTAAAATGGTCGCATGAAGCTTGGGAAGAAAGTATTGAAATTTATGGGATTCCTTCTCAAGATATTTTTCCAGATTTTTCTATACGTAAAAGTCAAATTATTTTTCCAATAGTAAATTGTGAAGCAAACTTTCTTGCGCCTATAAAAATTGGAGATTTCTTAAAAGTAAAAATTGCCCCTCATAAAATTAATACCCATTTGTTCCAAGTAAATAGCTTTTTTATAAAAAATGGAAATAAAGTAGCCGAAGGAAAAATTATACATTGTTCTTTAGATGTTGATTCAAGAAATAAAATAGAACTTCCCGATCAGTTAGAAAGATGGATAGAGGCTTCAAATGTAAGTACAAATTTAAAAGAATGCTAA
- a CDS encoding AMP-binding protein → MKNKIHTIEVENNETQSVEKIIEKIRENKIIYVKNKFYEDKDVLDSINENGPAIILNSSGSSGKPRQCFHHLENLKLSAATSGQWLIEQGFELQNCLILNTLPLNHISGLMPIFRSQTWGCAHINISPNLIKKTRELLLFTIKAKKNKKHLITSLVPTQLQRLLAKKDGISWLKIFDLIWIGGASISDETAEQCIKEKIKLAPCYGATETAAMVTSLKPKEFLMGFKNVGEILPDTKIRINAQGLIEIKSARIGIEIINSLKTENFKNKNGWWQTGDLGEINQINNSLYLNFFGRSDNAFNSGGEIVFPEVIESRLNDFIMKENIPINKFNISKVSNKLWGNKIKVIVEFRELTNNKNIEISLNLLKKFSQSWPKHEKPEKWIVKNKNSITEKINYKFKK, encoded by the coding sequence ATGAAAAATAAAATTCATACTATCGAAGTTGAAAATAACGAAACTCAATCTGTAGAGAAAATTATTGAAAAAATTAGAGAGAATAAAATTATTTATGTAAAAAACAAATTTTATGAAGACAAAGATGTATTAGATTCAATTAATGAAAATGGGCCAGCAATTATCTTAAACAGTAGTGGGAGTTCTGGAAAACCGAGACAATGTTTTCACCATCTAGAAAATCTTAAATTATCTGCGGCTACATCAGGTCAATGGCTAATAGAGCAAGGATTTGAATTGCAAAACTGCTTAATTTTAAATACTTTACCCCTGAACCATATAAGTGGATTAATGCCAATTTTTAGAAGTCAAACTTGGGGATGTGCTCATATTAATATTTCTCCGAATTTGATAAAAAAAACTCGAGAACTTTTACTTTTTACAATTAAAGCTAAAAAAAACAAAAAACACTTGATTACGTCATTAGTACCTACCCAATTACAAAGACTTTTAGCTAAAAAAGATGGAATTAGTTGGCTAAAAATTTTTGATCTAATTTGGATAGGTGGAGCTTCAATTTCAGACGAAACTGCGGAACAATGTATAAAAGAAAAAATAAAATTAGCACCTTGTTACGGCGCAACTGAAACAGCAGCAATGGTTACGAGTTTAAAACCAAAAGAATTCTTAATGGGTTTTAAAAATGTTGGAGAAATACTACCTGATACAAAAATAAGAATTAACGCACAAGGATTAATCGAGATAAAATCAGCCAGAATTGGAATCGAAATAATAAACTCTTTAAAAACTGAAAATTTCAAAAATAAAAATGGGTGGTGGCAAACAGGTGATTTAGGTGAAATTAATCAAATCAATAATTCTTTATATTTAAACTTTTTTGGAAGAAGTGATAATGCCTTTAATTCCGGAGGAGAAATCGTTTTCCCTGAAGTAATTGAATCTAGATTAAATGATTTCATTATGAAAGAAAATATCCCAATTAATAAATTCAATATTTCAAAAGTATCTAACAAATTATGGGGAAATAAAATTAAAGTAATTGTTGAATTTAGAGAACTTACAAATAATAAAAATATTGAAATTTCTTTAAATTTATTAAAAAAATTTTCTCAAAGTTGGCCCAAACATGAAAAGCCTGAAAAGTGGATTGTTAAAAACAAAAATAGCATTACAGAAAAAATAAACTATAAATTTAAAAAATAA
- a CDS encoding o-succinylbenzoate synthase — MNLIFQKKSYSFKLSTKLKNSKTTYLKKLGWIIKLTSNDKKIGFGEVSPLYKEDLKKCAKQLDMIPDYVEVFNLSEQINIFHPCIQSAINSALAEINGKIIFKENCYFDEIDKTAILLNPENVISDLNKIKKIQSNIGKSVTIKWKVALKNNHQEEANLEEILSQIDNNIKLRIDANGSWGREIANRWADILKNNKNLDWLEQPLCVDDIDGMTELNKKIPIALDESLLKFPTLIDEWKGWQIRRPSQENNPVKLLRELENKKALISISTSFETGIGNRWLYHLSSLQLQGPTPKVPGLAMNKFPNSFLFLNEAKKIWDLL, encoded by the coding sequence ATGAACTTAATATTTCAAAAAAAATCTTATAGTTTTAAGTTATCCACCAAACTAAAAAATTCTAAAACCACTTACCTTAAAAAATTGGGATGGATAATTAAATTAACAAGTAATGATAAAAAAATTGGGTTTGGAGAAGTTTCACCGCTTTATAAAGAAGACTTAAAAAAGTGTGCGAAACAACTAGATATGATCCCTGATTATGTAGAAGTATTTAATTTATCTGAGCAAATCAATATTTTTCACCCATGCATCCAATCTGCAATAAATTCTGCATTAGCTGAGATAAATGGAAAAATAATTTTTAAAGAAAACTGTTACTTTGATGAAATTGATAAAACAGCCATACTATTAAATCCTGAAAATGTAATTTCAGATCTAAATAAAATTAAAAAAATACAATCTAATATTGGAAAGTCAGTAACCATAAAATGGAAAGTAGCATTAAAAAATAATCATCAGGAAGAAGCAAATTTAGAAGAAATTTTAAGCCAAATAGATAATAATATTAAGTTAAGAATTGATGCTAATGGTTCTTGGGGAAGAGAAATAGCTAATAGATGGGCTGATATTTTGAAGAATAACAAAAATCTAGATTGGTTAGAACAACCTCTCTGTGTTGATGATATTGATGGGATGACAGAACTTAACAAAAAAATCCCTATAGCCTTAGACGAATCACTTTTAAAATTTCCAACTTTGATTGATGAGTGGAAAGGTTGGCAAATTCGAAGACCTTCTCAAGAAAATAATCCAGTTAAGCTTTTAAGAGAATTAGAAAATAAAAAAGCTTTAATATCTATAAGTACCTCATTTGAAACTGGTATAGGGAATAGATGGCTTTATCATTTATCGTCTCTACAATTACAAGGACCAACTCCAAAAGTTCCTGGTTTAGCAATGAATAAATTCCCTAATTCGTTTCTATTTTTAAATGAAGCAAAAAAGATATGGGATCTACTATGA